Genomic DNA from Telopea speciosissima isolate NSW1024214 ecotype Mountain lineage chromosome 2, Tspe_v1, whole genome shotgun sequence:
TAGAATATCTATCCAAAAAGAGCAATACTATGGAGACCACTGTTCTCATTTAACCTAGAACTCTCCTTTTGTTGAAGGTTAGGCCAAACCTAAGACCTAAGGTTGTTATGAAGTCACCCTCACTTTGAACATTAGTTTATGTGGAAGGGTTGTTTTCTTAGTCATTTCCTTAAAAAAGGCAAAGGACAAGGAAAAGTAGCAGAGGAAGGCCCATAAAAAGAGATTGATGAAAGACAGTAGGTTGGTCTCTTATAATCCCAATATGCTTTAGAAAAGTGAACCATTGAGTTTGATTTCCAATAGTCTTttccaaaatttcaagtttaCCTAATAGCTCAACCTATTAGTAATTGATTTGATTGTATAGACACTAAAAGGCTACAAAATAAACAAGCACTTAATCAATAATGTCTCACTAATCAATTTAATTTGTCTTAAAACCCAtaacaatttgataaaaataatCCACTAATCACAATGAGAAGTTCTCTAAGGTTTGTTCCTAGACATTTAAAATGGGTTTTGCTCCAAATTTCATGAGAATTGGATTTccatgaataaaataaaatgaaattcttTCTTAGATAACCAAGAAAtcctcttttcttggatttcaGGAGTCCACATGTAGACAATATAACCACAAAGGATTAGCAATGACAATGACAATTAATGGTATAtgataagaagaaaataaaatcatagAAAATAAGTATTCAATTTCATAAAACCCAATAAGGATGGGAAAAGGTTGGAAAAGAAGACACCCAAACCAATATTCGCGCTGTTTTGATAGGGAGACAGACAGACAAAATATGTCAACATAGACAAAACCTTTCCCCATATAACCTTAAATAATATAAACATGTTTAGTTGAAGAGCATGAATCTAAGACCTCTTAATATAATAAGATATTAATGTGGGCACTAAAACATAGACTAACCCAAAATGGAATATAAGAAGACATAGAGAAACTTGCAACAACGGAAATAAGATGTGTCACATTCATAGGCGAAGCTAAGAAACaggaagaaataaaacaaagcaAATTAGATGATACAAAGATTTAACGTGGCTAACAAACTAATATGATGTGTTACATTCACAggcgaagctgaagatgattcactatatgatagaagaaaatacaacggagatCTTTCAAGAACACCTACAAGTCGCAACAAGAACTCTTCTCAGAAACCCTAGTCGGATTGTACCATATTATGGAAGTAAAGCCCTGCACCCCAAAATGAGATCAGTGATGGACGGTTCAAGACTtccgctaccatcacagacctcacaaattttccttttggatcaccataaaaaatatcGAAGTAGGGCAAACTTCGAAACAGATACAAAGAATTCAAAACACACATAATAGTATCACATGTGGGATTCATTGGAGATTGGATGCTTAGATTGGAATTAAGAAATTCAAAACCATGGGACATTTTCCTTGGTGAAAGTGGGATATGGACTCACATGGATGATCAGAACAGTGTAATGTGTAGAGTTTCTTCTAGACCAGttccttagtttttttatgATTAGGTACCAAGAAATTGGATTTCTAGATTTTACTAACATGGATCCTCCATGAAATATTTAGATGAGTTGAGATTGAGACAGTAGCAAATATTTAATATAATGGCTgtcttttcaggtttttgagATGAAGAATCCCTTACTATATTACTAACATTACTAACATGGCAAAGAACACCACATGTCTCCATATCCTCTACATTAAGTAATGAGTAAGAGGATAAGAATATGTTTGGATATAGGGATTGTTGATTATAGAGAATACTTAAAAGAGACCAAGTGTGGTAGAAGGAAACCAAGGGAATATGCTCATTCAGTGGAAAGTATTGTTTTTAATTGTATGTTTTGTTTTGGGCGAGGAATCTGTTCAAGCTTGTTCAAAGAATTGGTACCACCATGGCAGAACACATTAAAATTTGCTTGCTCTTTTGGAATATATTccatcctctttttctttttctttttttttttatgatagtTGAGCCCCAAAGAGAATTGAACTCATGACCTTTTCTTTGCGAGATGTTTTTGTCTTTACCAACTAAGCAACCCTCTTGGTAACAAATAATCTTATTTATTTAGGGGagaaggttctctgagcaagcggctTAGATTGCTTAATCTATAACCTTATGTATATGTAATATGGCAAGATTGGGTTGGGCTCAACCTAAGTCTTATGCTTAGATTTggcccaaccctaggcctagaAATCCCAACCTCAGCCCAAACATGTAGGCTGAAAACCCACCCAAGCCCATTTTTCAGGCGACCTCCAAGTGGTCTCAAGCTTTATGGGTCAAAGTTGCAACACCAAACAAACCcaacccttccccccccccccccccccccccaaattacTTAACCTCTATGGACTGCATTCAGGGTAGGTGCTAGAACTCAAATCTCATAGACTATGGTTGTGTTTGGAATACGTTCACAAAAGAGGTTTTGAGTCGAGAATGCATTCTCaaaatcttcttctctattttttcgtTTCAGAATAGGTTCTACATCCATAACCTATTCcgaaaatgcataccaaacatatgTATAATGGGGATTAAAACATGGTTGAAAGTTGCACCACCTTGCAAAAATCTCATAACCTCTACTACATATATTAAAGGTTAGTGGCATATTTGTAATCTTTCACAACTGAAGTTGTTCTTTTCACACATATAAAATGcttattttttgttcaaatccGACCAATGAGATGGATGGAAGGTCCTTTATAAGTTGGACCCACCGAAAGCCTCAAATGTAATGTTTTGTGAACTTTCTAAAGTTCCAATATAATTTTCTATATGTTttcaccccctcccccacccccacccccttaaaaaaatttgaaagtcaTCACACAATTGACTCCCATGGACACTACCTTTTCATATATGGTTGGATTCTTACTGTGAAATATTTTTCCCTTGAGACATAGCTTATGGCTACCGAGTAAATATACAAaggggagaatgttctctgtgccgcagcgcagcctgcgcccaggcacatgggcagcatGTGCAGGggagcagggtggtcattgcgcccacccccatgtgcctaggctgcgctgcggcacagagaacagagCCCCTAAACAAAATTATGTATGAAAATCAGCAATCACACTACAGCTTTTTTCCAAACAATCATTTCAAATTTGTAAACCATCAATCCTAGAAACATTTGAGAAAATTATTCTACCATACTAATAACATATCATATTCCACATGCACCACCTGGTCCTCCAAATATTTATCCAATTCTCATTGTAAGGAGGTAATGATTCCACCTTATAGCATGCAGGACTATCCATTTGTAACTTCAATAAAGAAGCATCAGGATCCACTAGGGAATTTTTCTCATCCACGAATTGTAACTTTCTTGCAGCAGTTGCCATAGTTAAGTTTCCAATTGGTAAAAGACCCTTTCCCATCGTAGGGCTAGATTCACTTGTAGGGCTGTAGACCTCACCACCAGATGCTATCATAGATGCAGAGTCTCTTAAGGTTGTGAATAGGGTTGAAGGCCAATATCCGACAGGCTCTTCCTGTCTATCATCAATATACGAAACAAACCACCAATTTCCAGATTTTGAATCCTACCATGTAAGAAGACAAAGTATAGGTAAATGGAACAAGTTTACAAGATACAGAGGAGACTAACAAAACTgtacaactcaaactgaaaatAGCAGAACTACTATGGAAATGTAGAATGAAAATTGTAGGAAATTATAAACAGACAGGAATCCCAAGATTAAAAAGAACCATTCCTTCAATCCCACCACAAAAATGGCTTTATTTGAGGATTTTCATTGTCACAAAATGCTTTTCTATTATAGAAAGCCAAGATATGATGCATTTTTTGAGAATATATCATAATGCCCCTATTTATTAATCTACACATTTACTAGTGATCACTTACCATAATGTTTCACTTTATTATTATGTAGGCCAATCCAAGAGGGTAATATTGGGAAAAAGGTGTGGATGGTAATACATAATAACAATCTCCTTAAAATGTGGGTTCCCCAAGCAATATGATTTTTGTGGGATGTAAGGAGTAGGATAAAATATCTACTTACAACAAGAAAACAAGCCCTTGGTGATGAGAACACCACCACCGAGAGGTGGATGCGACTCCCTTGCCTCTCGGTGACACTAGAAGGGAAACCAAGAGAGAGGGGATCGCAGACTCGCAAGGGAGACGGCGGCAGAAGGTGGTGGCAGCActagggaaagaaaaaaaaaaaaaaaaaaagagaaaagaggagagagagagacagacgaTGGTGGTGGGAAACCCTAGGTTGATTCtccctgctttgataccatgataaCTTTGCAAATTGTGACTTGTGTAAATGAGACACAATCACATGCCTATTTATAATTAATGCAATCAGtgtacaaggacagaaatacccctaggacaaCACAACATAAAACACCTAGGGCAATTCTAAAATGACCATAAAGCCCCCCACCCCCTATTGAATGCATTGATGCACGGAATCTACCGTGTACCAATACCTTCCCCTCGTTCTAATGTTgataaaatttcatatttcatGGATGATGGATTCCTTAAACAAAAATGCAAGGGAGACCTTAAGATTTACTTGTAAAATCAAAGGAGGGTGCACCGATAAACTATAATAGTGTACCTTGagcaaaaaaaattcatcctcaTATTGTTTTCCCCTGTATACAGAAATTAAGGGATAAGCAAAACCTAAGGGCTTTTTACAGCTGACTTGTACAAAACCTGGGCAGAGGAGATTAAAGCAACCTGTCGTGTGAAATCCATCTGCCTGCTCAAATACAAAGGAAACAAATATGTGACACGTGATACCTAGAATAATCAATAAGGTTTTCCACATCAATGCAGGTTTCAAACTTACCGTCCAATAAGAAAAAACCCAAGTTCTATTATCACCAAATAACTTTGGATTTACctataaaaccaaaaatttgaacattaaaattattaaaattttcttcacaTGAGTATAACTATGGAATTGTAGATCATAGGACACTGATATATCATAAGTAAATCTGCTGATTAAGATAACTTACTGTCCATCCAACTTGAATACTGTTGAGTTGATCTGTAGGCCCATTTTCAACCCATAATACTGCTTCACTGAATTGATTGCTTGAAAAAACCATTGGCTGATCTATGCTGATGTATAGTTTGGCACCATAATACTTCATATTTGAGCTTCTTAGTTCAAATGTAGCAAACTGAAAAGGATATAATTTATAAGTCAATTATTTAATCATTTTATAGCTAAAACCAAGGTTTAACGTATCGGTATCGTGTATCATATCATTTGGGtaattttaagagacgtatcgtattgtatcgtatcgtatcgtatcgaagatacgtatcgaacacaACAGATACACATGAAAATGGTTAGGATACACATGGCagtacacttttggaacaaaaaacaatataaataagcaatatataacaagtaTCATGTATAAACACTAAAAgggcttttttatggaatgtatcgaagGTATCGGTATGTATGGATACGTATTAATGCACCCACTAACCCATTTATCAATGGTATCGATGGTATCATATTGTATCGGCCCGTATCAGCCGATACAATTCATGCATGACCCTCACTCTTCTCATTTGGAGGCTGCCTATAGGATcttgagatacttgaagtcttccCCTGGAAAGGGAATTTTATACTCTCCTCACATCCATACTCGAGTAAAAGCATACacggatgctgattgggctggttgtcCTGATGACAGAAGATCCACTTCAGGATActgcacctttgttggaggtaacttaatcacttggaggagcaagaaacagtcTGCTGTTGCTcgatcaagtgctgaagctgaattcagagctatggcacatggagtttgtgaGTTGCTATGGCTACAAGGTCTTCTACAAAATCTCCAACTTCCAATGACTCTGCCCATGCATCTCTATTGTGACAGTAAATCTGCCATTAGTATAGCACACAACCCCGTtcaacatgaccataccaagcatgtggaggttgataggcacttcattaaggagaagctGGAACAAGGAGTTATATGTGTCCCGTTTGTTCATTCCAGTGATCAGCTAGTTGATGTTCTTACTAAAAGTCTTTGTTATAAGTCTTTTTCTTCTGTAATTAGCAaattgggcatgtttgatatatatgcaccaacttgagggggagtgttgtaatattaTGGGTACAATGGTAATTCTACTATAGGGGTATTATGGTCATTGTATCCATTCTGGAATGTTCTCcctcttattataaataaaggggatGTGGACTCATTGTTCACAAGCCAGCATTCATACAATTCCACATGTTTCaatgaattataaaaaattatctatctaagaaatcaaattaaaaaaactaTTCAAATggaaataattaaataaagagacTTACATGATACCCAGGGCTTTTTTGGTTGAGCTGATGGGCATTTCCAATTCCAGGATATCTTCTTACTTGAGATTTGGCCCTTATTATATCCTCCTTTTGAGTCCTCCGTATGAAGACTGTCCGTGGTGGACACATAATACTCTTAACTCCGATTTTTGAAGGTTTAGATTCTAATAATTCTTTGTTAATCATCCCTATTGAGAAGGAACTGCGTTTCATCTGTAAACATATAATTAAATTACTCAGCACacataagataaaaaaataaaattatgtaaGACAAAAAAACATAACTTCGTTGGTAGttgaaatatcaaaacaaagGCATGAGAAACAACAACATACAGTTGAATTTATGGTGGTTAAAAAGAATTAGACTTGAGAATTAAGGTATTGCCAATGCAAGGTTTAAGTACCAAAATCACACCTATTTAATGAATCTTGTGCCTTTTAGAATCTTGCTTGTGATTCTGGTCTAGTCAACTACTTTTTTCAGCAGCTAGGGAATTGTTGGGTGAGACCAAAGCTTTCCGTAtccaataaaaatcaaaaaacataGATCAAAGGGACTAAAGCTGCAGTGGAgctgatgaagaagatgagtctAGTCGGGTCATCAAACGACGTAGGTGCTAGAGATCTTCCTGCGAAAGTGAATGATCAGAAGCAGTGTCCTCAGATGAAGTCTGATTTGCTCTGGCTGAAGAAGAACAACTCTACCCACGTCCCCGAGTATCATTGGGACGCCAATGTGATTTCCAGCACTTGTCTTTGGTATGTCTTTCCTTCCCACAAAAATCACACTTCATCGGAACTCGATCAGGAGTGGAACGATCACCAGTACCACAAGAAAGCCCCCCATGAGATGAACTCTGtggtaaggatgtcaaaatggaaccggAACCAACCGTTTATGATCGAACCGAACCACACCGTATAAAAACGATGCGATCCTGATTTCATaccggtttggttcaattcaaaACCGAAAAACCATCGGttaaccgaatagaaaccggatataaaaccaaaattaggaatattcttatttgtttaagaATGGGGTTAAGCACTCTAAAATATTAGGACACCttattgagattttttttaatttcactttGAGTGCCAAATTCATGACGGGACGGAAGATTTTAGTACGAGCATGTCATGGTGGACTTTATTAATGAATTGAGTGGGGTATGGATTGGTGATGTACTCAGGTTGGTTTCCCCTGTGGTACTTTGCGGCCTTGAGTAATcacttaaaattatcatt
This window encodes:
- the LOC122651151 gene encoding uncharacterized protein LOC122651151; the encoded protein is MGETATSETQLIYLVLCKNGVEGDGRLSRKHEDKDLDLEMQLKLLNKPAVKSIKTKYGDIYDCVDITKQSAFDHPLLRNHTIQMKRSSFSIGMINKELLESKPSKIGVKSIMCPPRTVFIRRTQKEDIIRAKSQVRRYPGIGNAHQLNQKSPGYHFATFELRSSNMKYYGAKLYISIDQPMVFSSNQFSEAVLWVENGPTDQLNSIQVGWTVNPKLFGDNRTWVFSYWTADGFHTTGCFNLLCPGFVQVSCKKPLGFAYPLISVYRGKQYEDEFFLLKDSKSGNWWFVSYIDDRQEEPVGYWPSTLFTTLRDSASMIASGGEVYSPTSESSPTMGKGLLPIGNLTMATAARKLQFVDEKNSLVDPDASLLKLQMDSPACYKVESLPPYNENWINIWRTRWCMWNMICY